Proteins from a single region of Gorilla gorilla gorilla isolate KB3781 chromosome 16, NHGRI_mGorGor1-v2.1_pri, whole genome shotgun sequence:
- the ISLR2 gene encoding immunoglobulin superfamily containing leucine-rich repeat protein 2, protein MLPLRALWLVWALLGVAGSCPEPCACVDKYAHQFADCAYKELREVPEGLPANVTTLSLSANKIAVLRRGAFADVTQVTSLWLAHNEVRTVEPGALAVLSQLKNLDLSHNFISSFPWSDLRNLSALQLLKMNHNRLGSLPRDALGALPDLRSLRINNNRLRTLAPGTFDALSALSHLQLYHNPFHCGCGLVWLQAWAASTRVSLPEPDSIACASPPALQGVPVYRLPALPCAPPSVHLSAEPPLEAPGTPLRAGLAFVLHCIADGHPTPRLQWQLQIPGGTVVLEPPVLSGEDDGVGAEEGEGEGDGDLLTQTQAQTPTPAPAWPAPPATPRFLALANGSLLVPLLSAKEAGVYTCRAHNELGANSTSIRVAVAATGPPKHAPGAGGEPEGQAPTSERKSTAKGRGNSVLPSKPEGKIKGQGLAKVSILGETETEPEEDTSEGEEAEDQIPADPAEEQRCGNGDPSRYVSNHAFNQSAELKPHVFELGVIALDVAEREARVQLTPLAARWGPGPGGAGGARRPGRRPLRLLYLCPAGGGAAVQWSRVEEGVNAYWFRGLRPGTNYSVCLALAGEACHVQVVFSTKKELPSLLVIVAVSVFLLVLATVPLLGAACCHLLAKHPGKPYRLILRPQAPDPMEKRIAADFDPRASYLESEKSYPAGGEAGGEEPEDVQGEGLDEDAEQGDPSGDLQREESLAACSLVESQSKANQEEFEAGSEYSDRLPLGAEAVNIAQEINGNYRQTAG, encoded by the coding sequence ATGCTCCCCCTTCGGGCCCTGTGGTTGGTCTGGGCGCTTCTAGGAGTGGCCGGATCATGCCCGGAGCCGTGCGCCTGCGTGGACAAGTACGCTCACCAGTTCGCGGACTGCGCTTACAAAGAGTTGCGTGAGGTGCCGGAAGGACTGCCTGCCAACGTGACGACGCTTAGTCTGTCCGCGAACAAGATCGCCGTGCTGCGGCGCGGGGCCTTCGCCGACGTCACACAGGTCACGTCGCTGTGGCTGGCGCACAATGAGGTGCGCACCGTGGAGCCAGGCGCACTGGCCGTGCTGAGTCAGCTCAAGAACCTCGACCTGAGCCACAACTTCATATCCAGCTTTCCGTGGAGCGACCTGCGCAACCTGAGCGCGCTGCAGCTGCTCAAAATGAACCACAACCGCCTGGGCTCTCTGCCCCGGGACGCACTCGGTGCGCTACCCGACCTGCGTTCCCTGCGCATCAACAACAACCGGCTGCGTACGCTGGCGCCCGGCACCTTCGACGCGCTCAGCGCGCTGTCACACCTGCAACTCTATCACAATCCCTTCCACTGCGGCTGCGGCCTTGTGTGGCTGCAGGCCTGGGCCGCGAGCACCCGGGTGTCCTTACCCGAGCCCGACTCCATTGCTTGTGCCTCGCCTCCCGCGCTGCAGGGGGTGCCGGTGTACCGCCTGCCCGCCCTGCCCTGTGCACCGCCCAGCGTGCATCTGAGTGCCGAGCCACCGCTTGAAGCACCCGGCACCCCACTGCGCGCAGGACTGGCGTTCGTGTTACACTGCATCGCCGACGGCCACCCTACGCCTCGCCTGCAATGGCAACTTCAGATCCCCGGTGGCACCGTAGTCTTAGAGCCACCGGTTCTGAGCGGGGAGGACGACGGGGTTGGGgcggaggaaggagagggagaaggagatggGGATTTGCTGACGCAGACCCAAGCCCAAACGCCGACTCCAGCACCCGCTTGGCCCGCGCCCCCAGCCACACCGCGCTTCCTGGCCCTCGCAAACGGCTCCCTGTTGGTGCCCCTCCTGAGTGCCAAGGAGGCGGGCGTCTACACTTGCCGTGCACACAATGAGCTGGGCGCCAACTCTACGTCAATACGCGTGGCGGTGGCAGCAACCGGTCCCCCAAAACACGCGCCTGGCGCCGGGGGAGAACCCGAAGGACAGGCCCCGACCTCTGAGCGCAAGTCCACAGCCAAGGGCCGGGGCAACAGCGTCCTGCCTTCCAAACCCGAGGGCAAAATCAAAGGCCAAGGCCTGGCCAAGGTCAGCATTCTCGGGGAGACCGAGACGGAGCCGGAGGAGGACACAAGTGAGGGAGAGGAGGCCGAAGACCAGATACCCGCGGACCCGGCGGAGGAGCAGCGCTGTGGCAACGGGGACCCCTCTCGGTACGTTTCTAACCACGCGTTCAACCAGAGCGCAGAGCTCAAGCCGCACGTCTTCGAGCTGGGCGTCATCGCGCTGGATGTGGCGGAGCGCGAGGCGCGGGTGCAGCTGACGCCGCTGGCTGCGCGCTGGGGCCCTGGGCCCGGCGGGGCTGGCGGAGCCCGGCGACCCGGGCGGCGACCCCTGCGCCTACTCTATCTGTGTCCAGCGGGGGGCGGCGCGGCAGTGCAGTGGTCCCGCGTAGAGGAAGGCGTCAACGCCTACTGGTTCCGCGGCCTGCGGCCGGGTACCAACTACTCCGTGTGCCTGGCGCTGGCGGGCGAAGCCTGCCACGTGCAAGTGGTGTTTTCCACCAAGAAGGAGCTCCCATCGCTGCTGGTCATAGTGGCAGTGAGCGTATTCCTCCTGGTGCTGGCCACAGTGCCCCTTCTGGGCGCCGCCTGCTGCCATCTGCTGGCTAAACACCCGGGCAAGCCCTACCGTCTGATCCTGCGGCCTCAGGCCCCTGACCCTATGGAGAAGCGCATCGCCGCAGACTTCGACCCGCGTGCTTCGTACCTCGAGTCCGAGAAAAGCTACCCGGCAGGCGGCGAGGCGGGCGGCGAGGAGCCAGAGGACGTGCAGGGGGAGGGCCTTGATGAAGACGCGGAGCAGGGAGACCCAAGTGGGGACCTGCAGAGAGAGGAGAGCCTGGCGGCCTGCTCACTGGTGGAGTCCCAGTCCAAGGCCAACCAAGAGGAGTTCGAGGCGGGCTCTGAGTACAGCGATCGGCTGCCCCTGGGCGCTGAGGCGGTCAACATCGCCCAGGAGATTAATGGCAACTACAGGCAGACGGCAGGCTGA